One stretch of Buteo buteo chromosome Z, bButBut1.hap1.1, whole genome shotgun sequence DNA includes these proteins:
- the LGALS4 gene encoding galectin-4 produces MSFVPAPGYRPAYNPPLPYVTSVMGGLWPGMAVYVQGVVSPGADRFHVNLASGAGEGADLALHLNPRFGTEGQAVLNSRHGGEWGPEQCHDLQPFTPGTPFEIVITVTPHAYRILVNGSHFDEFPHRLPAEQVTAVTVDGDLELHAVTVLGGGGPYLPTMLDMPQTIPYHHSNLPVMMQPPTLHPPVPFVATIPGGLIPKKTIVVKGYIPPDAERFHINLRAGPGGDVLLHLNPRLDEGVVVRNSLLGGVWGSEEQDLPHNPFQRGRYFDVSIRCGNHRFKVFAEGQPLCNFSHRLPPGPHVDTLEVDGDVVLSYVHF; encoded by the exons ATGTCCTTCGTCCCCGCGCCCGGCTACCGGCCCGCTTACAACCCG CCACTGCCCTACGTGACCTCTGTGATGGGGGGGCTCTGGCCCGGCATGGCCGTCTACGTGCAGGGTGTCGTGTCCCCCGGCGCCGACAG GTTCCATGTGAACCTGGCgagtggggcaggggagggggccgACCTGGCGCTGCACTTGAACCCCCGTTTTGGGACGGAGGGGCAGGCGGTGCTGAACAGCCGCcatgggggggagtgggggccGGAGCAGTGCCACGACCTCCAGCCCTTCACGCCTGGGACCCCCTTCGAGATCGTCATCACCGTCACCCCCCACGCCTACCGG atcCTGGTGAACGGCAGCCACTTCGATGAGTTCCCCCACCGGCTGCCGGCGGAGCAGGTGACGGCCGTCACCGTCGACGGGGACCTGGAGCTGCACGCCGTCACCGTCCTGGGCGGTGGG GGGCCGTATCTTCCCACCATGCTG gATATGCCGCAGACCATCCCCTACCATCACAGCAACCTGCCG GTGATGATGCAGCCGCCCACCCTCCACCCG CCTGTGCCCTTCGTGGCCACCATCCCGGGGGGGCTCATCCCCAAGAAAACCATCGTGGTGAAGGGCTACATCCCCCCTGACGCCGAaag gttccACATCAACCTACGGGCAGGTCCTGGGGGGGACGTGCTGCTGCACTTGAACCCGCGCCTGGACGAGGGGGTGGTGGTGCGCAACAgcctgctggggggggtctgggggtccgAGGAGCAGGACCTGCCCCACAACCCCTTCCAGCGCGGCCGGTACTTCGAC GTCTCCATCCGCTGCGGGAACCATCGCTTCAAGGTGTTCGCCGAGGGGCAGCCGCTCTGCAACTTCTCCCACCGCCTGCCCCCGGGACCCCACGTCGACACGCTGGAGGTGGACGGCGACGTCGTCCTCTCCTACGTCCACTTCTGA